A genomic window from Purpureocillium takamizusanense chromosome 2, complete sequence includes:
- a CDS encoding Aminodeoxychorismate lyase (EggNog:ENOG503P4HR), translated as MKQRDETSPAAMEVLLRQGTDSYAAKQYAQALKQFTRAMNLCPCHRGVKRPRCICKDFEGVAEKGGSIFKEAMYTCVCEAGKVFSKCANPLHIKALDYRAGIFETMKDLGRAKKDAEWMLELAPRMPDGYLRLGKITRLLKKPEYALKIYRAGAEAATGQAAGSSEKLQQLHDMLKPMEDHFKRCDPLWLPPEIVHQVLSYLDFVELTKCMRVSKTWAKTLEGRGSKKLWSLLNFSRRGIRTPSHLALQKLVGRAQGTVREIEVRETGRFQLTPQKLDTLLRSATTNLERLALGPLLNFNYNFLTSFEFEKLRHLAAVTYMDRSDGNRNVDDKDHGNIPIGMIDGVANSLEYLDLLGVPLPWYRVSLPMFPKLKYARLEHREKLRQAAFPIFAFALHTPQLEQLSLQFMHLTIGHFWQAEPAWEKLWNNIKVFVYTMPVTGGAWQHRETTAALSMMMSVNQGTTFQYFDHDITYHEGGGNCPARLMTTTFDWSGYTNGDLSSLPVVGHASFPAMREFRVTDLVHMPCRLQVALQLSMSRRLLHTFDIVFAIDDPRAPVGVEHVDHLKQYAWLRGLESIRSLGLFNFRFKRYPRKDEDLPIPGFLATFPNLETLSLGSECYEDEEFCFVVEAIMKATQLKTIYQQNISGAAWDRLVQVGKRNGVQIISGERPKAWPVVLDE; from the exons ATGAAACAGCGTGATGaaacctcgccggcggctaTGGAGGTGCTCCTCCGCCAGGGCACCGACTCCTACGCTGCCAAACAGTATGCTCAAGCGCTCAAGCAGTTCACCAGA GCTATGAATCTTTGCCCCTGCCACCGTGGTGTTAAGCGCCCGCGTTGCATCTGCAAGGActtcgagggcgtcgcggaAAAGGGCGGCTCCATCTTCAAGGAGGCCATGTACACCTGTGTCTGCGAAGCGGGAAAAGTGTTTAGCAAATGTGCCAACCCTTTGCACATCAAGGCCCTTGACTACCGTGCTGGAATATTTGAGACCATGAAAGACCTGGGCCGCGCCAAGAAGGATGCGGAATGGATGCTCGAGCTTGCCCCTCGAATGCCAGAC GGCTACCTCCGGCTGGGAAAGATTACCCGCTTGTTGAAGAAGCCAGAGTATGCTTTAAAGATCTACAGggctggcgccgaggccgccacggGCCAGGCAGCGGGCTCGTCCGAGAAGCTGCAG CAACTCCATGACATGCTGAAGCCAATGGAAGATCACTTCAAGCGGTGCGATCCTCTGTGGCTTCCCCCAGAGATCGTCCACCAGGTCCTCTCCTACCTCGACTTCGTCGAACTGAC TAAATGCATGCGGGTGTCCAAGACTTGGGCAAAGACCCTAGAGGGACGTGGCTCCAAGAAACTCTGGAGCCTGCTCAACTTTAGCAGGCGTGGCATCCGCACCCCCTCCCACCTGGCGCTGCAGAAGCTGGTCGGCAGAGCCCAAGGCACCGTTCGCGAGATCGAGGTGCGCGAGACGGGTCGGTTCCAGCTTACGCCCCAGAAGCTGGATACCTTGCTGCGCAGCGCAACCACGAACTTGGAAAGGCTCGCCCTTGGACCTCTGCTGAACTTCAACTACAATTTCCTAACTTCGTTCGAGTTCGAAAAGCTGCGGCATCTTGCGGCCGTCACATATATGGATAGGAGCGATGGAAACCGAAACGTCGACGATAAAGACCACGGAAACATCCCTATTGGGATGATTGATGGGGTCGCAAACTCCCTCGAGTACCTCGACCTGCTTGGGGTGCCGTTGCCATGGTACCGCGTCAGCCTGCCCATGTTTCCCAAGCTCAAGTATGCACGCCTGGAGCACAGAGAGAAGCTTCGCCAGGCCGCGTTCCCAATT TTTGCCTTTGCACTGCATACGCCGCAGCTGGAGCAGCTGTCGCTGCAGTTCATGCACTTGACCATCGGACACTTTTGGCAGGCGGAGCCGGCTTGGGAAAAACTCTGGAACAATATCAAGGTGTTCGTGTACACCATGCCGGTGACTGGCGGAGCCTGGCAGCACAGAGAGACCACGGCGGCCCTCAGCATGATGATGTCCGTCAACCAGGGCACCACGTTCCAGTACTTTGACCACGACATTACCTACCACGAGGGAGGTGGTAATTGTCCCGCGCGGCTCATGACAACCACCTTCGACTGGAGCGGCTATACTAATGGTGACCTCTCCTCCCttcccgtcgtcggccacgcATCCTTCCCCGCCATGCGCGAGTTCCGCGTCACAGACCTCGTCCATATGCCGTGCAGGCTCCAAGTCGCCCTCCAGCTATCCATGAGCCGCCGTCTCCTGCACACCTTCGACATCGTGTTTGCGATTGACGACCCGCGAGCCcccgtgggcgtcgagcacgtgGATCATCTCAAGCAGTACGCCTGGCTCCGCGGCCTCGAGTCCATCCGCTCCCTCGGGCTCTTCAACTTCCGCTTCAAGCGCTACCCgcgcaaggacgaggacctgccCATCCCCGGCTTCCTCGCCACCTTCCCCAACCTCGAGACCCTGAGCCTCGGCTCCGAGTGCTACGAAGACGAAGAATTctgcttcgtcgtcgaggccatcatgAAAGCCACGCAGCTCAAGACCATTTACCAGCAGAACATCAGCGGCGCGGCCTGGGACAGACTCGTCCAAGTCGGCAAGCGCAACGGCGTGCAGATCATCTCTGGCGAGCGACCCAAGGCCTGGCCCGTGGTGCTGGATGAGTGA